In candidate division TA06 bacterium, the DNA window AGAGGTGAATCAAGGGCCTGACAGCTCGACCGTTGTTAAGGAGGCGGATAGATGTTTCAGTTGCGGGACATGCAACTACTGCGAAAATTGCTTGATATATTGTCCGGATCTCGCGGTCCGGTGGAAACGAGGTAAAAAGGCGCTGTGGTTCAGCTACGACTATTGCAAGGGTTGTGGAATCTGTTCCACAGAGTGCCCGAGGGATGCAATAGAGATGAGAGAAGTTTCGAAAGCGGATTCAGGGGGGCAATAAGACATGTCGGTAATACTTTTGTCTGTACTTGTTCTTGGTGGCCTGGCTCTTTTGCTCAGCGGCGGTCTTGCCTACGCTTCAAAAAAATTCGCGGTCTATGTGGACCCGAGAATTGAAGAAATCGCTGAGAACCTTCCGGGCGCGAACTGCGGCGCATGTGGATATCCTGGTTGCAATGGATATGCTGAAGCCGTGGCCAAGGCGGGGGTTGAGCCTACTCTTTGTACCCCTGGCGGAGCCGAGACTGCGAAAATGATCGCAAAAGTAATGGGTGTTGAGGCTGGAGAGGTTCTTCCCAGGGTTGCTGTGCTTCAGTGCGGAGGGGGGAAGCGTGAGGCAGAGTTCAGGTTCGAATACGAGGGTATCAATGACTGCACCGCTGCTTTGCTGGTGGGAAACGGCGCCAAAGGATGCGTCTACGGATGTGTTGGTCTGGGCTCGTGCGCGGAGGCCTGCCCGTATGATGCCATGGCCATGAGTGATAATCGCCTTCCCGTCGTTTTCGAGGAGAAGTGTACAGCCTGTGGAATCTGTGTATCCACGTGCCCCAGAGGTTTGTTGGCTCTGGTTGATCGCGATGTGAAAGTATATCTTGGCTGCATGTCCAGGGACAGAGGGCCGAAGGTGAAGAAAGTCTGTTCGGTCGGCTGTATCGGGTGCACTGTCTGTGCGAAGAAAGGTCCAGAAGGCATAGAGATGGATGGCTGGCTGCCAAAAATGGACTCGCAGAAGATCAAGGAGTGGCCGGAAGCCAACAAGATCTGTCCGACAAAGAGTTTTGTTCTACGATAGGTTCACACAAGGTGAGATAGTCCCTTCCAGACCAGCCAAACAGACCACCTGGAGTAGTAAATGAAGCTATTGCTCAATTCAGAAGGACTCTCATCACGGTTCGTCAGAGAAGTTGAGTGTGTCACGGGCCACAGTGCTTGGAAAAGCTACCAGTGTGGTAACTGCACGGCAGGACGTCCTTCAAATGTTGGGGAACTTGCCGGGTTCAACCGCAAGCAGATTTGCGCCGAAATAAATTTGAGTTAGTTGGGAACCTAGAATAACTGTGTTCGTCTGTAACTCTAGTGTACACATGCTGGTGCTGATCTGGCCGGGACCTTAAGAATGAAATACGAGCCGAACGTACGCATGATAAAGCTTCCGTG includes these proteins:
- a CDS encoding RnfABCDGE type electron transport complex subunit B; the encoded protein is MSVILLSVLVLGGLALLLSGGLAYASKKFAVYVDPRIEEIAENLPGANCGACGYPGCNGYAEAVAKAGVEPTLCTPGGAETAKMIAKVMGVEAGEVLPRVAVLQCGGGKREAEFRFEYEGINDCTAALLVGNGAKGCVYGCVGLGSCAEACPYDAMAMSDNRLPVVFEEKCTACGICVSTCPRGLLALVDRDVKVYLGCMSRDRGPKVKKVCSVGCIGCTVCAKKGPEGIEMDGWLPKMDSQKIKEWPEANKICPTKSFVLR